One window of Dechloromonas sp. ZY10 genomic DNA carries:
- a CDS encoding folate-binding protein YgfZ, translated as MNPNWRSFLESAEGEFSADAAELISFGDPAGELQAAAGQTVLVPLTHLAQLEAHGDDAKSFLHNQFTSDINHLPAAHAQHAGWCSAKGRMQASFLVWQNADAYRLLLSADLVEFTLKRLPMFILRSKVKLTACAERVMLGLAGPQAGEALADAGLPCPAEDLGLALAGEHEVVRLEAGRYLIATPVSALPDLWQKLSVKARPAGVPVWRWLDVRAAFPLVTLATKEEFVPQMADFEKIGGVSFHKGCYPGQEIVARTQYLGKVKRHLFRVSCAAEFKAGDVLHSPGNPDQSVGLIMTAAAAPEGGFAGLAVIQSSHAGDVHLGALDGPLLQAVAVNP; from the coding sequence ATGAATCCGAACTGGCGCAGTTTTCTCGAATCGGCCGAGGGCGAATTTTCTGCCGATGCCGCCGAACTGATCAGCTTTGGCGACCCTGCCGGCGAACTGCAGGCCGCCGCCGGCCAGACCGTCCTGGTCCCGCTGACGCATCTGGCGCAACTGGAGGCCCACGGCGACGATGCCAAGAGTTTCCTGCACAACCAGTTCACCAGCGACATCAATCACCTGCCTGCGGCGCACGCCCAGCATGCCGGCTGGTGTTCGGCCAAGGGGCGGATGCAGGCCAGCTTCCTGGTCTGGCAAAACGCCGACGCTTATCGCCTGCTGCTATCGGCCGATCTGGTCGAATTCACCCTCAAGCGCTTGCCGATGTTCATCCTGCGCTCCAAGGTCAAGCTGACCGCCTGCGCCGAGCGCGTCATGCTCGGTCTGGCCGGTCCGCAAGCCGGTGAGGCATTGGCTGATGCCGGTCTGCCCTGCCCGGCCGAGGATCTTGGGCTGGCGCTGGCAGGCGAGCACGAAGTGGTGCGCCTTGAAGCCGGGCGCTACCTGATCGCAACCCCGGTCAGCGCCCTTCCCGACCTGTGGCAGAAGCTCAGCGTCAAGGCCCGCCCGGCCGGCGTGCCGGTGTGGCGCTGGCTCGACGTACGTGCGGCTTTCCCACTGGTGACGCTGGCGACCAAGGAAGAATTCGTGCCACAGATGGCCGATTTCGAAAAAATTGGCGGCGTCAGCTTCCACAAGGGCTGCTATCCGGGCCAGGAAATCGTCGCCCGTACCCAGTACCTGGGCAAGGTCAAGCGCCACCTGTTCCGGGTCAGTTGCGCGGCTGAGTTCAAGGCCGGCGATGTACTGCATTCACCCGGCAACCCGGATCAGTCGGTGGGCCTGATCATGACCGCCGCCGCAGCCCCGGAGGGCGGTTTTGCCGGGCTGGCGGTGATTCAGTCCAGTCATGCCGGCGATGTGCATCTGGGCGCGCTCGACGGTCCGCTGCTGCAGGCGGTTGCAGTCAATCCCTGA
- a CDS encoding PilZ domain-containing protein encodes MSETKPAARPSVLSLNINSRSALYAAFMPHLKHGGIFIPTTRPYKLGDEVFMLLSLMDDPTKLPIAGTVVWLTPGGAQNGRAQGVGIHFNKDESGQDARRKIEGLLGGVLGSSRPTHTL; translated from the coding sequence ATGAGCGAAACCAAACCTGCCGCCCGCCCCAGCGTGCTGTCGCTGAACATCAACTCGCGTTCGGCCCTCTACGCCGCCTTCATGCCGCATCTCAAGCATGGCGGAATTTTCATCCCGACCACCCGCCCGTACAAATTGGGCGACGAAGTATTCATGCTGCTGTCGCTGATGGATGATCCGACCAAGCTGCCGATCGCCGGTACCGTCGTCTGGCTGACGCCGGGCGGTGCCCAGAACGGCCGGGCGCAAGGCGTCGGCATCCATTTCAACAAGGATGAGAGCGGTCAGGATGCACGGCGCAAGATTGAGGGTTTGCTTGGCGGCGTACTCGGTTCCTCGCGCCCGACCCATACCCTGTAG
- the tadA gene encoding tRNA adenosine(34) deaminase TadA: MTDLILTVLDDAFFMREAMSLAEAAGCLGEVPVGAVVVKDGQIVGRGFNSPIGEHDPTAHAEIAALRDAARNLGNYRLPGCELFVTLEPCAMCAGAIMHARIARVVYGARDAKTGVHGSVVDLFGVERLNHHTQVEGGVLAEECGRLLSDFFAARRRAAKEEQKRTRLETGA; the protein is encoded by the coding sequence ATGACCGACCTGATCCTGACTGTTCTTGATGACGCATTTTTCATGCGCGAGGCCATGTCGCTGGCAGAAGCCGCCGGCTGCCTCGGCGAAGTGCCGGTCGGCGCGGTGGTGGTCAAGGACGGGCAGATTGTCGGGCGCGGTTTCAATTCGCCGATTGGCGAACACGATCCGACCGCGCATGCCGAAATTGCGGCTTTGCGCGATGCGGCGCGCAATCTCGGTAATTACCGGCTGCCCGGCTGCGAGCTGTTCGTCACCCTGGAGCCCTGTGCGATGTGTGCCGGTGCGATCATGCATGCGCGTATCGCCCGCGTCGTCTATGGCGCGCGCGACGCCAAGACCGGGGTGCATGGCAGCGTGGTCGACCTGTTCGGGGTCGAACGGCTGAATCACCACACCCAGGTCGAAGGTGGCGTGCTCGCCGAGGAGTGCGGCCGGCTGCTGTCCGATTTTTTTGCCGCTCGCCGCCGCGCCGCCAAGGAGGAACAAAAACGGACCCGTCTGGAGACTGGCGCATGA
- the mltG gene encoding endolytic transglycosylase MltG → MFRFFVRLFLFLLLLVALAGGAAWWWLQTPLQLRQTPVDFRIPAGSSLRAAIGQMQAAGVAVPTWPLLALARLQGAETGIKAGSYSLNAGTTPLQLLDKLVRGKVTQGELVLIEGWTFRQWRQRLDAHPDLSHDSAGLPEAELARRLGLPGERLDGWLFPDTYLFDKHSSDLELLARARRAQQQRLDAEWAVRATNLPYRSPQEALVMASIVEKETGREADRSLVAAVFVNRLRLGMRLQTDPSVIYGLGERFDGNLRKDDLLTDTPYNTYTRAGLPPTPIAMPGLASLRAALHPASSDALYFVARGDGSSEFSRTLEEHNRAVNRYQRGKRP, encoded by the coding sequence CTGTTTCGATTCTTCGTTCGCCTGTTTTTATTCCTGCTGCTACTGGTCGCGCTGGCTGGCGGTGCGGCCTGGTGGTGGCTGCAAACACCCTTGCAGTTGCGGCAGACCCCGGTCGATTTCCGGATTCCGGCAGGTAGCAGCCTGCGCGCTGCGATTGGCCAGATGCAGGCGGCCGGCGTCGCTGTTCCGACCTGGCCGTTGCTGGCGCTGGCCCGGCTGCAGGGCGCGGAAACCGGAATCAAGGCCGGCAGCTATTCGCTGAACGCCGGTACCACGCCGCTGCAATTGCTCGACAAGCTGGTGCGCGGCAAGGTCACCCAGGGCGAATTGGTGCTGATCGAAGGCTGGACCTTCCGCCAGTGGCGGCAGCGGCTCGATGCTCACCCCGACCTGAGCCACGACAGCGCTGGTCTGCCCGAGGCCGAGTTGGCCCGTCGCCTCGGCTTGCCGGGCGAGCGCCTCGATGGCTGGCTGTTCCCCGATACCTATCTGTTCGACAAGCATTCCTCCGACCTTGAGCTGCTGGCCCGCGCCCGGCGTGCGCAGCAGCAGCGGCTCGATGCCGAATGGGCGGTACGGGCCACCAACCTGCCGTACCGTTCGCCACAGGAGGCACTGGTCATGGCCTCGATCGTCGAAAAGGAAACCGGCCGCGAAGCCGACCGGAGCCTGGTCGCCGCCGTTTTCGTCAATCGCCTGCGCCTGGGGATGCGGCTGCAGACCGATCCAAGCGTGATCTACGGGCTGGGCGAGCGTTTCGACGGCAACCTGCGCAAGGACGACTTGCTGACCGATACCCCTTACAACACCTACACCCGCGCTGGCTTGCCGCCGACGCCGATTGCGATGCCGGGCCTGGCTTCGCTGCGTGCCGCACTGCATCCGGCCAGCAGCGATGCCTTGTATTTTGTCGCCCGCGGCGATGGCAGCAGCGAGTTCTCACGGACCCTGGAAGAACACAATCGCGCGGTTAACCGCTACCAGAGAGGAAAACGACCATGA
- the holB gene encoding DNA polymerase III subunit delta' gives MNEIELHQKVWKGLQGRREKLPHALLLVGQRGIGKFALARHFAASLLCEKPQADGRACGQCLACNWFAQGNHPDFRLLQPEALAEEGEADDNKESKKKPSQQITIEQIRGLDEFLNVGTHRGGLRVVLVHPTEAMNRNSANALLKTLEEPAPSTLFLMVSSEPNRLLPTIRSRCQAIPVPLPSSALAERLLSEAGLAEAERWLALAGGAPLLASELAASGQGAWLDQLCRRLSNARELDPLAAAGEFDKAIKDAKGKLLLKQIVEALQKWLIDLTLAANDLPVRYFLPQQAAIRNLAAMIPDVRLIQAYRALNSRRQEAEQPLNARLFLESLFVEYRALFVPR, from the coding sequence ATGAATGAAATAGAGCTTCATCAAAAAGTCTGGAAAGGCCTTCAGGGACGGCGCGAAAAGCTACCCCATGCGCTGCTACTGGTCGGTCAGCGCGGCATTGGAAAATTTGCCCTGGCCCGCCATTTTGCCGCCAGCCTGCTTTGCGAAAAGCCGCAAGCCGACGGGCGCGCTTGCGGGCAGTGCCTGGCTTGCAATTGGTTTGCACAGGGCAATCACCCCGACTTCCGCCTCTTGCAACCGGAAGCACTGGCCGAAGAAGGCGAGGCTGACGACAACAAGGAAAGCAAAAAGAAGCCGAGCCAGCAGATCACCATCGAGCAGATTCGCGGCCTCGACGAATTTCTGAATGTTGGCACCCATCGCGGCGGCCTGCGCGTCGTCCTCGTCCATCCGACCGAGGCGATGAATCGCAACTCCGCGAACGCGCTTCTTAAAACACTTGAAGAACCGGCGCCAAGTACATTGTTTTTAATGGTTTCAAGCGAACCAAACCGGCTCTTGCCGACGATCCGCAGTCGCTGCCAGGCAATTCCGGTGCCGCTGCCTTCGAGCGCCCTGGCTGAGCGCCTGCTGAGCGAAGCCGGGCTGGCCGAGGCCGAGCGCTGGCTGGCCTTGGCCGGCGGCGCGCCGCTGTTGGCCAGCGAACTGGCGGCATCAGGGCAGGGAGCCTGGCTGGACCAGCTGTGCCGGCGTTTGAGCAATGCCCGGGAGCTCGATCCACTGGCCGCCGCCGGCGAGTTTGACAAGGCGATCAAGGATGCCAAGGGCAAACTCTTGCTCAAGCAGATCGTCGAGGCGCTGCAAAAATGGCTGATCGACCTGACGCTGGCTGCCAACGACCTGCCGGTTCGCTATTTTCTGCCGCAACAGGCGGCAATCCGCAACCTCGCTGCTATGATTCCCGATGTGCGGCTGATCCAGGCCTACCGCGCGCTGAATAGCCGGCGCCAGGAGGCCGAACAACCGCTGAACGCACGCCTGTTCCTGGAAAGCCTGTTCGTCGAATATCGTGCGCTGTTCGTCCCGCGTTAG
- a CDS encoding NRDE family protein → MCLIVIGWRVHPDYPLVVAANRDEFYARPTAAATHWPESPQVIAGRDLEAGGTWLGITERGRFAAVTNVREPGQPPGRYSRGQLTRDFLCGEQAALPYLQALAGADYAGFNLLVADGEQLAYFSNRGGSPQTLDPGVYGLSNRLLDSPWPKLLKARERFAAALPQLPDEQVFVSLLADDEIVPDHELPQTGVSLEWERRLSAIFVRSENYGTRASTVVWQRADGIVQLHEQSYGPHGAALQSSLISTSV, encoded by the coding sequence ATGTGCCTGATCGTGATCGGCTGGCGGGTACACCCCGACTATCCGCTGGTTGTTGCCGCCAACCGCGACGAGTTTTACGCGCGCCCGACCGCCGCCGCTACGCACTGGCCGGAATCACCGCAGGTGATTGCCGGCCGCGACCTGGAGGCCGGCGGTACCTGGCTCGGGATCACCGAGCGCGGGCGCTTTGCCGCCGTCACCAATGTCCGCGAACCCGGCCAGCCGCCTGGTCGCTACAGCCGGGGGCAATTGACCCGCGACTTTCTCTGCGGCGAGCAGGCGGCCCTGCCCTATTTGCAGGCTCTGGCCGGCGCCGACTACGCCGGCTTCAACCTGCTGGTCGCCGACGGCGAGCAACTCGCCTATTTTTCCAATCGCGGTGGTTCGCCACAAACCCTGGACCCCGGCGTTTATGGCCTGTCCAACCGCCTGCTTGACAGTCCTTGGCCCAAGCTGCTCAAGGCCCGCGAGCGGTTTGCCGCTGCTCTGCCGCAATTGCCGGACGAGCAGGTATTTGTCTCTCTGCTGGCCGACGATGAAATCGTTCCCGACCATGAACTGCCGCAAACCGGCGTTTCGCTGGAATGGGAGCGCCGCCTGTCGGCGATTTTCGTGCGTTCGGAAAATTACGGCACGCGCGCGTCGACCGTAGTCTGGCAGCGGGCCGACGGCATCGTGCAACTACACGAACAAAGCTACGGCCCGCACGGGGCCGCGCTTCAGTCCTCGCTGATTTCGACCAGCGTGTAA
- a CDS encoding sodium:calcium antiporter, giving the protein MSFPFSDLLTLCTAIAFAALGGEAFVRAVVGAASAWRIPSAIAATTLAAFATSSPEFTVSSIAALEGAPQIGLGDALGSNVLNLALIFALALLFGPIQAERRAFAGDFALALAIPALTGLLLLDGQLGRGDALLLLALFAGWILHKLRQARRERARSEARSDNEAHSQPVAGWTWYGLGGLALLVAAGHLFVGSASNLAATWGINSYIIGALIVAFGTSLPELATVLLARWRGHDDIGVGTLLGSNLFNGLCIVGVAAGLHPITIAAASVLPALFLGMLSVALLWPAANGWLQRWRALPLLAIYCLFILFTLAG; this is encoded by the coding sequence ATGAGCTTTCCTTTTTCCGACCTGCTGACGCTATGTACAGCCATCGCTTTTGCGGCTTTGGGCGGCGAAGCCTTTGTTCGCGCCGTCGTCGGCGCGGCGAGCGCCTGGCGGATTCCCTCGGCAATTGCGGCAACGACGCTGGCCGCCTTTGCCACCTCCAGTCCCGAATTCACCGTTTCAAGCATCGCGGCGCTTGAAGGGGCGCCGCAAATCGGCCTTGGCGATGCTTTGGGCAGCAATGTGCTCAATCTCGCCCTGATTTTTGCTCTGGCCCTGCTGTTCGGCCCGATCCAGGCCGAACGTCGAGCCTTTGCCGGCGATTTCGCACTGGCACTGGCAATTCCGGCGCTGACCGGGCTGTTGCTGCTTGATGGGCAACTCGGACGGGGCGACGCCTTGCTTCTGCTTGCGCTGTTTGCCGGCTGGATACTGCACAAGCTGCGCCAGGCCCGGCGCGAACGAGCGCGCAGTGAAGCCCGCAGCGACAACGAGGCTCACAGCCAGCCTGTGGCGGGCTGGACTTGGTACGGCCTTGGTGGCTTGGCGCTGCTGGTGGCGGCCGGCCATCTGTTCGTCGGCAGCGCCAGCAACCTGGCGGCCACCTGGGGAATCAACAGTTACATCATCGGTGCGCTGATTGTTGCCTTCGGCACCTCGCTGCCGGAACTGGCCACCGTGCTGCTGGCGCGCTGGCGGGGCCACGACGATATCGGCGTCGGCACCCTGCTCGGCAGCAATTTGTTCAACGGCCTGTGCATCGTCGGCGTGGCCGCCGGCCTGCATCCGATCACTATTGCCGCCGCCAGCGTGCTGCCGGCCCTGTTCCTCGGCATGCTCTCGGTCGCCCTGCTGTGGCCCGCCGCCAACGGTTGGCTGCAACGCTGGCGGGCATTGCCGCTGCTGGCGATCTATTGCCTGTTCATCCTCTTCACCCTTGCCGGATAA
- a CDS encoding L,D-transpeptidase family protein, producing MRIMVSVARQMLTLLADDGRVLREYSVSTATAGVGEVPGSYRTPRGRHLIRAKIGDGQPENTVFVRRRPTGEIWTPELAAAHPGRDWILTRILWLSGCEPGFNRGGDCDTMRRYIYIHGSPDSAEMGRPGSHGCIRMRNADLVELFAQVPCYTLVEISED from the coding sequence ATGAGGATCATGGTTTCGGTTGCCCGGCAGATGCTGACCCTGCTTGCCGATGATGGCCGGGTTTTACGCGAATATTCGGTGTCGACCGCAACGGCCGGCGTCGGCGAGGTGCCGGGCAGTTATCGCACGCCGCGCGGCCGGCACCTGATCCGCGCCAAGATCGGCGACGGCCAGCCAGAAAATACGGTGTTTGTCCGCCGCCGGCCGACCGGCGAAATCTGGACGCCCGAACTGGCTGCTGCCCATCCCGGTCGCGACTGGATCCTGACCCGCATCCTGTGGCTTTCCGGCTGCGAACCGGGATTCAACCGGGGCGGCGATTGCGACACCATGCGCCGCTATATCTACATCCACGGCAGCCCGGACAGCGCCGAGATGGGCCGCCCCGGCTCGCACGGCTGCATTCGCATGCGCAACGCCGACTTGGTCGAACTGTTCGCGCAGGTCCCCTGTTACACGCTGGTCGAAATCAGCGAGGACTGA
- a CDS encoding TatD family hydrolase → MIVDSHCHLDFPDLAQRLPEVLQRMQENGVGAAVCIGVNLEDFPRVLALAEQDQRLYATVGVHPEYTDVEEPDLARLLALADHPKVIAIGETGLDYYWQKDQPEWQRERFRTHIRAARACGKPLVVHTRESADDTLRVLREEGAEAVGGVMHCFTENWEIARSALDLGFYLSFSGIVTFKNATIVKEVASRCPLDRLLVETDAPYLAPVPYRGKPNEPAYVRYVAEEIARLRELPVAEVIAASTDNFFTLFSHARRPAE, encoded by the coding sequence ATGATTGTCGATTCACATTGCCACCTTGATTTTCCCGACCTTGCCCAACGCCTGCCGGAGGTTCTGCAGCGGATGCAGGAAAACGGTGTCGGCGCCGCCGTTTGCATTGGTGTCAATCTCGAAGATTTCCCCCGGGTGCTGGCACTGGCCGAGCAGGATCAGCGTCTGTACGCCACCGTTGGCGTGCATCCCGAATACACCGATGTCGAAGAGCCCGACCTTGCCCGTCTGCTGGCCTTGGCCGACCATCCCAAGGTGATCGCCATCGGTGAAACCGGCCTCGATTACTACTGGCAGAAGGACCAGCCGGAATGGCAGCGCGAGCGCTTTCGCACCCATATCCGAGCCGCCCGCGCCTGCGGCAAGCCGTTGGTGGTGCATACCCGCGAATCGGCGGACGATACCTTGCGGGTGTTGCGCGAGGAGGGTGCCGAGGCGGTTGGCGGGGTGATGCACTGCTTTACCGAAAACTGGGAAATTGCACGCAGCGCGCTCGATCTCGGCTTTTACCTGTCGTTTTCGGGCATCGTCACTTTCAAGAACGCGACCATCGTCAAGGAGGTTGCCAGCCGTTGCCCGCTCGACCGGCTGCTGGTCGAGACCGACGCGCCGTACCTGGCGCCGGTTCCCTATCGCGGCAAGCCGAACGAACCGGCCTATGTCCGCTACGTCGCCGAAGAAATCGCCCGCCTGCGTGAACTACCGGTCGCCGAGGTGATCGCCGCCAGTACCGACAATTTCTTCACACTTTTCTCCCACGCCCGTCGCCCTGCTGAATGA
- the tmk gene encoding dTMP kinase translates to MKFPEAPNPTLPGKFITFEGIDGAGKSSHVDWLADWLRSRGLSVRVTREPGGTELGEKLRGLLLNEEMHLETETLLMFAARREHLAKLIEPALAAGEWVICDRFSDATYAYQGGGRGLDRHKLQVLEQWVHGHRQPDLTLVFDLPLEVARERIALANRHLDRFEQERAEFHQRVRLAYLERARLHPERMHVINSDRVIEAIRKELEQIVSSI, encoded by the coding sequence ATGAAATTCCCGGAGGCGCCGAATCCCACGCTGCCAGGCAAGTTCATCACCTTTGAAGGCATCGACGGTGCCGGCAAGAGCAGCCACGTCGACTGGCTGGCCGACTGGCTGCGCAGCCGTGGCCTGAGCGTACGCGTTACCCGTGAACCGGGGGGCACCGAACTGGGCGAAAAGCTGCGGGGCTTGCTGCTGAACGAAGAAATGCACCTGGAAACCGAAACCCTGCTGATGTTTGCAGCCCGCCGCGAACACCTGGCGAAACTGATCGAGCCTGCACTGGCCGCTGGCGAATGGGTCATCTGCGACCGTTTCAGCGACGCCACCTATGCTTACCAGGGTGGCGGGCGCGGTCTCGACCGGCACAAACTCCAGGTTCTGGAGCAGTGGGTACATGGGCATCGCCAGCCCGACCTGACGCTGGTTTTCGATCTGCCGCTGGAGGTTGCCCGCGAGCGCATTGCGCTGGCCAACCGCCATCTCGACCGCTTCGAGCAGGAACGCGCCGAATTCCATCAGCGGGTCCGCCTCGCCTATCTCGAACGGGCTCGGCTGCACCCTGAGCGGATGCATGTCATCAACTCGGATCGGGTCATTGAAGCGATTCGTAAAGAACTTGAACAAATTGTTTCAAGTATCTGA
- a CDS encoding cation-translocating P-type ATPase produces the protein MPSPTSPSFPQPAWHAQDSTEVLAQLTVSPESGLSPAEIAQRLARHGENRLAERPPRPAWLKFLDQFRSLLVLILLGAGLLAGAVGEVKDAVVIVLVVLLNASLGFFQEHRAENALAALRNMLAPVARVRRGGEVQQVEAAQLVPGDILLLEAGDRIPADARVLGAHAAEVAEAALTGESHAVAKTPAAVAADAVLAERSNLLFMNTVVTRGRLEAVVVATGMQTEMGRLAGLLAETAESATPLQQQLDALGKKLALIASGVVGLMFVAGLWRGDDLVHTAMTAIALAVAAIPEGLPAVVTVTLALGMHRMAKRNAIVKKLAAVETLGCTTVICSDKTGTLTLNQMTAKTLYCAGQRYQVSGDGYTGSGDIRCSEGTALPASQLAQALLSAALCADARIRDGELIGDPTEGALLALAAKAGLDPLRLNEATPRIAEIPFDSAHKFMATFHHDGDQVRVWLKGAPDVVLARCSQVLGPHGKVPLDAAAAALLRDENERLAGAAMRVLALAGRSIPAAEFDPAAPPETMLRWAEGLTLSALVGIIDPPRSEAREAIAVCAAAGVRVKMITGDHPVTAAAIARELGLVGETHAGRELDGLSPAAVAALVERSAVFARVAPEHKMRIVEALQAQGQVVAMTGDGVNDAPALKTADIGVAMGITGTEVTKEAATLVLTDDNFASIVRAVEEGRTIYENIVKFVRFQLSTNIGAILTVLGAPFLGLATPFTAIQILWVNIIMDGPPAMTLGVEPARPGIMHEAPRAGGSAILSTGRLARVALYGLTMAVGTLGLYTWGLQHAGAATATTLAFTVFVLFQFFNIFNARAEHGSAFNRQFFSNGKLWLALFAVVALQVVAVHWGPAQAIFDTVDLDAAEWGLCIAVASTTLLFEEARKLALRLLGR, from the coding sequence ATGCCCTCCCCGACATCTCCTTCTTTTCCCCAACCCGCCTGGCACGCGCAGGACAGCACCGAGGTGCTGGCGCAACTGACGGTCAGCCCCGAATCCGGCTTGAGCCCGGCGGAGATCGCGCAAAGGCTGGCGCGGCATGGCGAAAACCGCCTCGCCGAACGGCCACCGCGCCCGGCCTGGCTGAAATTCCTCGACCAGTTCCGCAGCCTGCTGGTGCTGATCCTGCTTGGCGCCGGCCTGCTCGCCGGCGCGGTCGGCGAGGTCAAGGATGCGGTGGTGATCGTGCTGGTGGTACTGCTCAACGCCTCGCTCGGCTTTTTTCAGGAACACCGGGCGGAGAATGCGCTCGCCGCCTTGCGCAACATGCTCGCACCGGTAGCGCGGGTGCGCCGTGGCGGCGAGGTGCAGCAAGTTGAGGCCGCGCAACTGGTGCCCGGCGACATTCTGCTGCTGGAAGCCGGCGACCGGATTCCCGCTGATGCGCGGGTGCTCGGCGCGCACGCCGCCGAAGTCGCCGAAGCGGCACTGACCGGCGAATCGCATGCGGTCGCCAAAACTCCGGCGGCCGTGGCTGCCGACGCGGTGCTGGCCGAGCGCAGCAACCTGCTCTTCATGAATACCGTGGTGACCCGTGGCCGTCTTGAGGCGGTGGTGGTGGCGACCGGGATGCAGACCGAGATGGGGCGGCTGGCCGGCTTGCTGGCCGAAACCGCCGAATCGGCAACGCCGCTGCAGCAACAACTCGATGCCTTGGGCAAAAAGCTGGCCCTGATCGCCAGCGGCGTCGTCGGCCTGATGTTCGTCGCCGGCCTGTGGCGCGGCGACGATCTGGTGCACACCGCGATGACCGCGATTGCGCTGGCGGTGGCGGCGATTCCGGAAGGCCTGCCGGCGGTGGTCACGGTCACCCTGGCGCTGGGCATGCACCGGATGGCCAAGCGCAACGCGATTGTCAAAAAGCTCGCCGCCGTCGAAACCCTGGGCTGCACCACGGTGATCTGCTCCGACAAGACCGGCACCCTGACCCTCAACCAGATGACCGCCAAGACGCTCTACTGTGCCGGTCAGCGCTATCAGGTCAGTGGCGACGGCTATACCGGCAGCGGCGACATTCGTTGCAGCGAAGGCACTGCCCTGCCCGCCAGCCAATTGGCGCAAGCCCTGCTGTCCGCCGCCCTGTGCGCCGATGCGCGGATTCGCGATGGCGAACTGATCGGCGACCCGACCGAAGGCGCCCTGCTGGCGCTGGCGGCCAAAGCCGGGCTCGACCCCTTGCGGCTCAACGAAGCAACGCCACGCATTGCCGAGATTCCCTTCGATTCGGCGCACAAGTTCATGGCCACCTTCCACCACGATGGCGACCAGGTCCGGGTCTGGCTCAAGGGTGCGCCCGACGTGGTCCTCGCCCGCTGCAGCCAGGTGCTCGGCCCGCACGGCAAGGTTCCGCTCGATGCCGCCGCTGCAGCCCTACTCCGCGACGAAAACGAACGCCTGGCCGGGGCGGCGATGCGGGTGCTGGCGCTGGCCGGGCGCAGCATCCCGGCGGCCGAGTTCGACCCGGCAGCACCGCCCGAAACCATGCTGCGCTGGGCCGAGGGGTTGACGCTGAGCGCTCTGGTCGGAATCATCGACCCGCCGCGCAGCGAGGCGCGCGAGGCCATCGCCGTCTGTGCCGCCGCCGGCGTCCGGGTCAAGATGATTACCGGCGATCATCCGGTCACCGCCGCCGCGATTGCCCGCGAACTCGGGCTGGTTGGCGAAACCCACGCCGGCCGCGAACTCGACGGCCTGAGCCCGGCCGCAGTCGCGGCGCTGGTCGAGCGCAGCGCGGTCTTTGCCCGCGTCGCGCCGGAACACAAGATGCGCATTGTCGAGGCATTGCAGGCGCAGGGGCAGGTCGTGGCGATGACCGGCGACGGGGTCAACGACGCGCCGGCGCTGAAAACCGCCGACATCGGCGTGGCGATGGGAATCACCGGCACCGAAGTGACCAAGGAAGCGGCGACCCTGGTGCTGACTGACGACAATTTCGCCTCCATCGTCCGCGCCGTCGAGGAAGGCCGCACCATCTACGAAAACATCGTCAAATTCGTCCGCTTCCAGCTATCGACCAACATCGGCGCCATCCTCACCGTACTCGGCGCGCCCTTCCTCGGGCTGGCCACGCCGTTCACCGCGATCCAGATCTTGTGGGTGAATATCATCATGGACGGCCCGCCGGCCATGACCCTCGGCGTCGAACCGGCGCGGCCCGGCATCATGCACGAAGCCCCGCGCGCCGGCGGCAGCGCCATCCTGTCCACCGGCCGCCTGGCGCGGGTCGCGCTGTACGGGCTGACCATGGCCGTCGGCACCCTCGGCCTCTACACCTGGGGCCTGCAACACGCCGGCGCCGCCACGGCCACCACGCTGGCCTTCACCGTCTTCGTGCTGTTCCAGTTCTTCAACATCTTCAACGCCCGCGCCGAACACGGCAGCGCCTTCAACCGCCAGTTCTTCAGCAACGGCAAGCTGTGGCTGGCGCTGTTCGCGGTCGTCGCGCTGCAAGTCGTTGCCGTGCATTGGGGGCCGGCACAAGCCATCTTCGACACCGTCGACCTCGACGCCGCCGAATGGGGGCTGTGCATCGCGGTGGCCTCAACCACCCTGCTGTTCGAAGAAGCCCGCAAGCTGGCGCTGCGCTTGCTGGGGCGCTGA